From the Nodularia sp. NIES-3585 genome, one window contains:
- a CDS encoding cyclopropane-fatty-acyl-phospholipid synthase family protein, with amino-acid sequence MNYKKILFLLATGVSLTSWGFVGCTPQEPNVEAEAPAAPTLAGQTETPATQPQERPGDVPYVPTPQAVVDAMLEVAKVGKDDVLYDLGSGDGRIVTTAAQKYGVKKGVGVEINPELIQEANTNAQAAGVSDRVQFLQQDLFKSDFSEATVVTLYLLPDINLKLRPQLLQQLKPGTRIVSHAFDMGEWQPEQTLKVDGRTVYYWVVPEEVPANLQ; translated from the coding sequence ATGAACTACAAAAAAATTCTGTTTTTACTAGCTACAGGAGTTAGTCTGACAAGCTGGGGATTTGTGGGATGCACGCCGCAAGAACCAAACGTAGAAGCAGAAGCGCCAGCAGCACCTACTTTGGCTGGACAAACCGAAACACCTGCAACTCAACCCCAAGAACGTCCAGGTGATGTGCCTTATGTACCAACACCACAGGCAGTAGTGGATGCGATGTTGGAAGTAGCAAAGGTAGGCAAAGATGATGTACTTTATGACCTTGGTAGTGGTGATGGCCGGATTGTGACTACAGCCGCCCAAAAGTATGGTGTCAAAAAAGGTGTTGGTGTAGAAATCAACCCCGAACTGATCCAAGAAGCCAACACAAATGCACAGGCAGCAGGAGTCAGCGATCGCGTACAATTCTTACAGCAAGACTTGTTTAAGTCTGATTTTAGTGAAGCCACGGTAGTTACACTTTACCTGTTGCCTGACATTAATCTCAAACTCCGTCCTCAGTTATTGCAGCAACTCAAACCGGGAACGCGGATTGTCTCTCATGCCTTTGATATGGGCGAATGGCAACCAGAACAAACATTGAAGGTGGATGGCCGCACAGTTTATTATTGGGTGGTTCCCGAAGAAGTACCCGCTAATTTGCAGTAA
- the bioD gene encoding dethiobiotin synthase, which yields MNTLLITGTDTEAGKTVLTTALAAYWQKYYPQRSWGIMKPIQSGIGDRELYQKLFSLEQSAEEITPLYFDAPLAPPIAAAKENRRVDLAVVWQAFSKLRSQRDFVLVEALGGLGSPITDELTVADLAGDWRLPTVLVVPVRLGAIAQAVANVALARQSKVNLKGIVLNCVQPRTDAEIADWTPSDLIQSLTHTPVLGCLPYLDNLEDLDKLAQVASNLDWERLSPIVEFANKLTSCT from the coding sequence TTGAACACATTACTGATTACTGGTACTGATACGGAGGCTGGCAAAACTGTTTTAACAACAGCGTTGGCAGCCTATTGGCAAAAGTATTATCCGCAGCGTAGCTGGGGAATTATGAAACCAATTCAATCGGGGATAGGCGATCGCGAACTATATCAAAAGTTATTTTCCTTAGAGCAATCTGCTGAAGAAATTACACCTTTGTATTTTGATGCACCCCTAGCCCCTCCCATCGCCGCCGCTAAGGAAAATCGCCGTGTGGATTTGGCTGTGGTGTGGCAAGCTTTTTCTAAGTTGCGATCGCAGCGTGATTTCGTTCTGGTAGAAGCCTTAGGTGGCTTAGGTTCACCCATCACTGATGAGTTGACAGTGGCAGATTTGGCGGGGGACTGGCGTTTACCTACAGTATTGGTAGTCCCAGTCAGATTAGGTGCGATCGCTCAAGCCGTGGCTAATGTGGCATTGGCTAGGCAATCAAAGGTGAATCTCAAAGGTATTGTGCTTAACTGTGTACAACCCCGTACAGATGCGGAAATAGCCGACTGGACACCATCAGATTTAATTCAATCTCTGACTCATACGCCAGTTTTAGGTTGTTTGCCTTATTTAGATAATTTAGAAGATTTAGACAAACTCGCTCAAGTAGCATCAAATCTTGATTGGGAAAGATTAAGCCCAATTGTGGAATTTGCGAATAAACTCACATCTTGCACCTAG
- a CDS encoding glucose 1-dehydrogenase: MKGLQGKNALVTGATSGIGQAIAVKLAQFGCNIAINYRKTPESGAKTEAMAVEKACKDIENCEMRSLLVQGDVSQESDIVTMVNTVVETFGSLDILINNAGIQTECPSHELTTADFDQVIAVNLRGAFLCARETIKHLLSQNHSGVIINISSVHEIIPRPTYLSYAISKGGMENLTKTLALEYANRGIRVNAVAPGATVTPINQAWIDDPEKKATVESHIPMCRAGTTEEMAAAVAFLASDDAAYITGQTLFVDGGLSLYADFRENWSA; encoded by the coding sequence ATGAAAGGATTACAAGGAAAGAATGCACTAGTTACAGGTGCAACTTCAGGTATTGGTCAGGCGATCGCGGTTAAACTTGCCCAATTCGGGTGTAATATAGCGATTAACTACCGCAAAACCCCAGAATCAGGGGCTAAAACCGAAGCAATGGCAGTAGAGAAAGCCTGTAAAGATATCGAAAATTGCGAAATGCGATCGCTGTTAGTACAGGGTGATGTTTCCCAAGAATCAGACATTGTGACAATGGTCAACACTGTAGTTGAAACCTTTGGTAGTTTAGATATTTTGATCAACAATGCCGGGATTCAAACAGAATGTCCATCCCATGAACTGACTACCGCAGACTTCGATCAAGTAATTGCAGTTAACCTCCGGGGTGCTTTTCTCTGCGCCCGTGAGACAATCAAACATCTTTTATCCCAGAACCATTCCGGGGTAATCATCAATATTTCCAGTGTTCACGAAATAATTCCCAGACCTACATATCTAAGTTATGCCATTAGCAAAGGTGGAATGGAAAATCTCACTAAAACTCTAGCATTAGAATACGCTAATCGAGGTATCCGCGTCAATGCCGTAGCACCGGGAGCGACAGTCACACCAATCAATCAAGCTTGGATAGATGACCCAGAAAAAAAGGCAACGGTGGAAAGTCATATCCCCATGTGTCGTGCGGGAACAACTGAAGAAATGGCAGCAGCGGTAGCTTTTTTAGCTTCAGATGATGCTGCTTACATTACTGGTCAAACTCTATTTGTAGATGGTGGACTAAGTTTGTACGCTGACTTCCGAGAAAATTGGTCAGCCTAA
- a CDS encoding GTP-binding protein, whose protein sequence is MRNLQETHLNRARASLRQALSWYGYLRKSGKLSSNPELVGLLKPELDALNSTLNKLDSNVIRIAAFGLVSRGKSAVLNALLGDKILQTGPLNGVTQWPRSVRWQPGGKVLVELIDTPGLDEIEGETRATMAREVTRQADLILFVVSGDITRTEYRALLELRKAQKPLILVFNKIDLYPETDRSAIYENLQQLGAGHPQAKPLLPDEIVMVAAEPAPMEVRVEWPDGRVSYEWETPQPQVEELQQTILNILNREGRSLLALNALIQARDASEAIAQKTMDFRDKEAEEIIWKFTKFKALAVGLNPVPVLDVICGTIADLALIRSLARLYGLPMTSYEASKILKTIFFSSGGLLLGEIGSSVMLGLGKSTAVISSGENPLNITAYAGTAIAQSGIAGYGAYTVGKAAQVYLEKGCTWGQLGASTVIQEILAQVDHNTILYRLQQELGAKYQ, encoded by the coding sequence GTGCGTAATTTGCAAGAAACTCATTTAAACCGCGCCCGTGCTAGTCTCAGACAAGCGCTGTCTTGGTATGGATATCTCCGCAAATCAGGAAAGTTGTCATCAAACCCAGAATTGGTAGGCTTGCTAAAACCGGAATTAGACGCGTTGAACTCTACACTTAACAAACTAGACTCCAATGTGATTAGAATTGCGGCTTTTGGTTTGGTGAGTCGGGGAAAGTCAGCAGTGTTAAATGCTTTGCTAGGAGATAAGATTCTCCAAACTGGCCCTTTAAATGGTGTCACCCAATGGCCGCGTTCTGTGCGTTGGCAACCAGGAGGTAAGGTATTAGTAGAGTTAATTGATACCCCTGGGTTAGATGAAATTGAGGGCGAGACACGGGCAACAATGGCGCGAGAAGTGACGCGTCAGGCTGATTTAATTTTGTTTGTGGTTTCAGGTGATATCACGCGCACTGAGTATCGGGCATTGCTAGAATTACGCAAGGCACAAAAGCCACTGATTTTGGTATTTAACAAAATAGATTTATATCCAGAAACAGACCGTTCCGCAATTTATGAGAATTTGCAACAGTTAGGCGCAGGACATCCCCAAGCCAAGCCTTTACTACCGGATGAAATTGTCATGGTGGCCGCGGAACCAGCACCGATGGAAGTGCGGGTAGAGTGGCCTGATGGTCGTGTTAGCTATGAATGGGAGACACCACAGCCCCAGGTGGAGGAACTTCAGCAGACAATTTTGAATATTCTGAATCGGGAAGGGCGATCGCTTCTGGCTTTAAATGCACTAATTCAAGCCAGGGATGCGTCCGAGGCGATCGCGCAAAAGACTATGGACTTCCGCGACAAAGAAGCTGAAGAGATTATTTGGAAATTTACTAAATTTAAGGCCTTGGCAGTAGGATTAAATCCTGTGCCTGTTTTAGATGTGATCTGTGGTACAATTGCAGACTTAGCTTTGATACGTTCTCTAGCCCGGTTATATGGTTTACCGATGACTAGCTATGAAGCCAGCAAAATTTTAAAGACGATTTTCTTTAGTTCTGGTGGTTTGCTGTTAGGAGAAATAGGTAGTAGTGTGATGCTGGGTTTAGGTAAAAGTACGGCTGTTATATCCAGTGGTGAAAATCCTCTGAATATTACTGCTTACGCTGGGACTGCGATCGCGCAATCTGGGATTGCCGGTTATGGTGCATACACTGTCGGGAAAGCCGCCCAAGTATATTTAGAAAAAGGTTGTACTTGGGGACAATTAGGAGCTAGCACAGTCATTCAAGAAATTTTAGCTCAAGTTGACCACAATACAATTCTGTATCGCTTGCAACAGGAATTAGGCGCAAAATATCAATAA
- a CDS encoding serine/threonine-protein kinase yields MQAPITVGSILQNRYQIIKILEEGEFGRTYLTEDQRCFNELCAVKELISPTGADAWEKAQALFEQEAAILYQIDHSQVPKFREKFEQYQRLFLVEDYVVGKTYRTLLSERLAAGQTFTEAEVLRFICSLLPVLEHLHSRGIIHQDISPENIILRDGDTKPVLIGFGLVQELATRLQFPDSTTPITSVGKLGFAPSEQMQTGQAYPHSDLYALAVTGIVLLTGKEPIDLFDPIQLTWNWQEWVKVNAQFAQVINQMLNHLPSDRFQSAADVHQALQILQKPSISTPEVSQVETIAVGRRPESATPLGTPRQPKPVISPSRSSSILDNPFALGAIGSAVVILAGVGSWALVSSIRSRPNQPLDATPPQTFPSPVVTGEETPIPEPIPEPTPASIEPLIFNRRLRLKASETTTVEDTIKENQIIQYTFFGEEGAKLTTFIDPGSGILLTVLNVNQEPLDSNAQQVTTYEGILPITGRYMIQLTPQPEIAESDYSLNVALENLVIPTPTPTETPTETPTETPTETPTETLIPTPPPIPRPDFGGENNTPTDSTPEL; encoded by the coding sequence ATGCAAGCACCTATTACAGTTGGTTCTATCCTGCAAAACCGTTATCAGATCATCAAAATTCTCGAAGAAGGAGAATTTGGCAGAACCTATTTAACAGAAGATCAGCGATGCTTTAACGAACTTTGCGCGGTCAAAGAATTGATTTCACCCACGGGAGCTGATGCTTGGGAGAAAGCACAAGCACTTTTCGAGCAAGAAGCTGCAATTTTATATCAAATAGACCATTCACAAGTGCCTAAATTTCGGGAAAAATTTGAACAATACCAACGGTTATTTTTAGTGGAGGACTACGTTGTAGGTAAAACTTACCGAACTCTGCTAAGTGAACGCCTAGCTGCTGGTCAAACTTTCACTGAGGCAGAAGTATTGCGGTTTATCTGCTCTTTGCTGCCAGTTTTAGAGCATCTTCATAGTCGAGGGATTATTCACCAAGATATTTCACCGGAAAATATTATTTTGCGAGATGGCGATACTAAGCCAGTGTTAATTGGCTTCGGACTGGTGCAAGAACTCGCAACGCGTTTACAGTTTCCAGATAGCACAACCCCAATCACCAGCGTAGGCAAATTAGGCTTTGCTCCCAGTGAACAGATGCAAACAGGGCAAGCTTACCCTCATAGTGATTTGTATGCACTAGCGGTTACAGGGATAGTTTTGTTGACTGGTAAGGAACCAATTGATCTATTTGATCCCATCCAACTAACTTGGAATTGGCAAGAGTGGGTAAAGGTGAATGCACAATTTGCCCAAGTTATCAATCAGATGTTAAATCATCTCCCAAGCGATCGCTTTCAAAGTGCGGCTGATGTTCATCAAGCATTACAAATTCTGCAAAAACCCAGTATTTCTACTCCAGAAGTATCCCAAGTCGAAACTATCGCTGTCGGTCGTCGCCCGGAATCAGCAACACCACTCGGTACACCTCGCCAACCTAAGCCAGTAATTTCACCCAGCCGCTCTAGCTCAATTTTAGATAATCCATTCGCACTTGGGGCTATTGGTAGTGCCGTAGTAATTTTAGCCGGAGTCGGTTCTTGGGCATTGGTCAGTTCTATCCGCAGTCGCCCAAATCAACCATTAGATGCAACACCACCACAAACTTTCCCTTCACCAGTTGTGACTGGGGAGGAAACACCTATTCCAGAACCCATACCAGAACCCACACCCGCTAGTATAGAACCTTTGATATTCAATAGACGGCTGAGATTGAAAGCATCTGAAACTACTACAGTTGAAGACACTATCAAAGAAAATCAAATCATTCAGTACACATTTTTCGGGGAAGAAGGAGCTAAATTAACGACATTTATTGACCCAGGCAGTGGCATTTTACTCACAGTTTTAAATGTCAATCAAGAACCACTTGATAGTAATGCCCAGCAAGTAACAACCTATGAGGGAATATTGCCTATTACTGGTAGATATATGATTCAGTTAACTCCACAGCCAGAAATTGCCGAAAGCGATTACAGTCTTAATGTTGCATTAGAAAACCTCGTCATACCGACACCCACGCCAACGGAAACTCCAACAGAAACGCCAACGGAAACTCCAACAGAAACTCCAACGGAAACTCTAATTCCCACACCACCGCCGATACCTAGACCAGATTTTGGCGGGGAAAATAACACCCCTACGGATAGCACGCCAGAATTATAA
- a CDS encoding ribose-phosphate pyrophosphokinase, whose translation MNAHRGSAVLSSASLKVQPAATGVTENHRLRLFSGSANVPLSQEVARYLGMDLGPMIRKRFADGELYVQIQESIRGCDVYLIQPTCQPVNDHLMELLIMIDACRRASARQVTAVIPYYGYARADRKTAGRESITAKLVANLIAKAGASRVLAMDLHSAQIQGYFDIPFDHVYGSPVIFDYLDSKQLSDIVVVSPDVGGVARARAFAKKLNDAPLAIIDKRRQAHNVAEVMNVIGDVKGKTAILVDDMIDTGGTISEGARLLRQEGASRVYACATHAVFSPPAKERLSSGLFEEVIVTNTIPIPESDRFPELVVLSVANLLGETIWRIHEDTSVSSMFR comes from the coding sequence ATGAATGCACATCGAGGTTCTGCTGTGCTGAGTTCTGCAAGTTTAAAGGTGCAACCAGCTGCCACAGGAGTGACGGAAAATCATCGCCTGCGGCTATTTTCTGGCTCTGCCAATGTCCCACTGTCTCAAGAAGTCGCTCGTTACCTGGGTATGGACTTGGGGCCAATGATTCGCAAAAGGTTCGCGGATGGAGAACTATACGTTCAAATTCAAGAATCAATTCGGGGTTGTGATGTTTATTTAATCCAACCAACTTGTCAACCTGTTAATGACCACTTGATGGAATTGCTGATTATGATTGATGCTTGTCGTCGGGCTTCTGCACGACAGGTCACCGCAGTAATTCCCTATTATGGCTATGCTCGCGCTGACCGCAAAACGGCAGGACGAGAGTCAATTACCGCCAAATTGGTGGCTAACCTGATTGCTAAAGCCGGGGCTAGTCGGGTTTTGGCTATGGATTTGCACTCGGCGCAAATTCAAGGTTATTTTGATATCCCTTTTGATCATGTTTACGGTTCGCCAGTAATTTTCGATTATCTGGACAGTAAACAACTTTCTGATATTGTCGTTGTTTCTCCCGATGTCGGCGGTGTCGCACGCGCTAGAGCATTTGCTAAAAAGCTGAATGATGCGCCCTTGGCTATTATCGATAAACGTCGTCAGGCTCATAATGTGGCTGAAGTCATGAATGTCATTGGTGATGTGAAGGGCAAAACAGCAATTTTGGTGGATGACATGATTGATACTGGCGGCACAATTAGCGAAGGCGCACGGTTGCTGCGTCAGGAAGGTGCAAGTCGAGTATATGCTTGTGCCACTCATGCTGTGTTTTCGCCACCCGCAAAGGAGCGTTTGTCAAGTGGCTTGTTTGAGGAAGTCATTGTTACCAATACGATACCTATACCAGAAAGCGATCGCTTTCCGGAATTAGTGGTACTTTCGGTCGCTAATCTTTTAGGGGAAACAATTTGGCGCATTCATGAAGATACTTCAGTAAGTAGTATGTTCCGCTAG
- a CDS encoding M20 family metallopeptidase, which yields MVSTFPNSSVDLSRVRLEIRSLQPRLVEWRRRLHQKPELGFKEKLTAELVSHHLQEWGIDHETGIAQTGIVATIKGSKPGAEKVLAIRADMDALPIQELNEVPYKSQHDGVMHACGHDGHTAIALGTAYYLQKHRHDFSGTVKIIFQPAEEGPGGAKPMIAAGVLKNPDVDAIIGLHLWNNLPLGTVGVRAGALMASVECFNCTILGKGGHGAMPHQTIDSIVVAAQIVNALQTIVARNVNPIDSAVVTIGELHAGTKLNIIADKARMSGTIRYFNPDFQGFFHQRVEQIIAGVCQSHGAKYDLEYWSLYPPVINDAGIAELVRSVAEEVIETPMGIVPECQTMGGEDMSFFLQAVPGCYFFLGSANPEKNLAYAHHHPRFDFDETALAMGVEIFVRSVEKFLEKVSGE from the coding sequence ATGGTTTCCACTTTTCCCAACTCTTCTGTAGATTTATCTCGCGTTCGTCTGGAAATTCGCTCATTGCAACCGCGATTGGTAGAATGGCGGCGGCGACTGCATCAAAAACCAGAGTTGGGGTTTAAAGAAAAACTCACGGCTGAATTAGTCTCGCACCATTTGCAAGAATGGGGAATTGACCATGAAACTGGGATAGCTCAAACTGGTATTGTGGCTACTATCAAGGGAAGCAAACCCGGTGCTGAGAAAGTGTTGGCAATTCGGGCTGATATGGATGCTTTGCCAATTCAAGAACTGAATGAAGTTCCCTATAAATCACAGCATGATGGAGTGATGCACGCTTGTGGACATGATGGACATACTGCGATCGCTCTTGGTACAGCTTACTATCTACAGAAGCATCGTCACGATTTTAGCGGTACGGTGAAAATCATCTTCCAGCCAGCCGAAGAAGGGCCAGGCGGCGCAAAACCCATGATTGCCGCCGGAGTACTAAAAAACCCTGATGTGGATGCAATTATCGGGTTACATTTATGGAATAATTTGCCATTAGGGACAGTCGGTGTCCGGGCTGGGGCGTTAATGGCATCTGTAGAATGCTTTAACTGCACCATTTTGGGTAAAGGTGGACATGGTGCTATGCCTCATCAAACCATTGATTCCATCGTCGTTGCCGCCCAAATTGTCAATGCCCTACAAACTATTGTGGCGCGTAACGTCAACCCCATTGATTCAGCCGTGGTAACCATCGGCGAACTTCATGCCGGAACAAAGCTCAATATCATTGCTGATAAAGCCCGCATGAGTGGTACTATCAGATATTTTAACCCTGATTTTCAAGGCTTTTTTCACCAGCGAGTTGAGCAAATCATCGCCGGAGTTTGCCAAAGTCATGGGGCGAAATATGACTTAGAATACTGGAGTCTTTATCCACCAGTCATAAATGACGCGGGAATAGCGGAACTAGTCAGATCAGTAGCAGAAGAAGTGATTGAAACCCCTATGGGTATCGTCCCAGAATGCCAAACTATGGGCGGTGAGGATATGTCATTCTTCTTACAAGCAGTTCCTGGTTGTTATTTCTTCCTCGGATCTGCGAACCCTGAGAAAAATTTAGCCTATGCCCATCATCATCCCCGATTTGATTTTGATGAAACCGCCTTAGCAATGGGTGTAGAAATATTTGTGCGGAGTGTGGAGAAATTTTTGGAAAAAGTGAGTGGGGAGTAG
- the mgtE gene encoding magnesium transporter, with the protein MQSRSRQELQDLVREQLRVLLEQKNFQGAKALLVPVQVADIAESIGGLPEATQAIAFRLLSKEEAIEVFEYLDPTVQQTLLEDFKRQDVREIVDYMSPDDRARLFDELPAKVVRRLLEQLSPAERDATALLLGYEPNTAGRIMTPEYLSLKENITITQALAQIRSLANLRETIYYIYVTDDARRLTGILSLRDLILAQAEQTIGSIMTRDVVFVNTGTDQEEVARTIQHYDFVAIPVVDAEQRLVGIVTVDDVLDILEQETTEDIYTLGGVESGGDNYFQTNLFTVARKRVVWLFVLLITNSATAAVITNQEDILEKVVALTAFIPLLIGTGGNVGAQSSTVVIRGLNTEDIRPSEALSIVKREALASLLLGGMLGSVVVVWAYFLQGNFAVALAVGISLFSICVLASIAGSALPFLFRAMKLDPALMSAPFITTAVDVLGVLIYLNVARLILGL; encoded by the coding sequence ATGCAAAGCAGATCCCGACAAGAGTTACAAGACCTAGTACGCGAGCAGCTGCGAGTACTACTTGAACAAAAGAACTTTCAGGGTGCTAAAGCTTTGTTAGTTCCTGTTCAGGTTGCAGATATTGCCGAATCCATTGGAGGTTTACCAGAGGCTACCCAGGCGATCGCTTTTCGGTTACTTTCTAAGGAAGAGGCTATAGAGGTGTTTGAATACCTCGACCCTACTGTACAGCAGACACTACTGGAAGATTTTAAGCGTCAGGATGTACGAGAAATCGTCGATTATATGTCGCCTGATGATCGGGCGCGCCTCTTTGACGAACTACCAGCTAAAGTTGTCCGGCGACTATTAGAACAACTGAGTCCGGCTGAACGAGATGCAACTGCTCTGCTTTTAGGTTATGAACCTAATACAGCTGGGCGGATTATGACTCCTGAGTATCTTTCACTTAAGGAAAATATCACGATTACTCAGGCATTAGCGCAAATTCGTTCTTTAGCTAACTTGAGAGAAACTATTTACTATATTTATGTGACTGATGATGCTCGTCGTTTGACTGGGATTCTCTCACTGCGGGATCTAATTTTGGCTCAAGCAGAGCAAACTATTGGCAGCATCATGACCCGTGATGTAGTATTTGTGAATACTGGTACTGACCAAGAAGAAGTTGCCCGAACAATTCAGCACTATGACTTTGTAGCGATTCCTGTGGTAGATGCCGAACAGCGTCTAGTCGGTATTGTCACGGTGGATGATGTCTTGGATATTTTAGAACAAGAAACCACAGAAGATATTTATACATTGGGTGGTGTAGAATCTGGTGGTGATAATTATTTTCAAACTAACTTATTTACTGTTGCTCGTAAGCGCGTAGTGTGGTTATTTGTTCTGTTGATTACCAATAGTGCTACGGCGGCGGTGATTACTAACCAAGAAGATATTTTAGAAAAAGTAGTTGCTTTAACTGCCTTTATACCCTTGTTGATTGGTACAGGTGGAAACGTGGGAGCGCAGTCTTCAACTGTGGTAATTCGGGGATTGAATACAGAAGACATTCGCCCCAGCGAAGCTTTAAGTATAGTTAAACGAGAAGCGCTGGCTAGCCTACTGCTGGGAGGTATGTTAGGTAGTGTAGTTGTCGTGTGGGCATATTTCTTACAAGGGAATTTTGCAGTCGCCCTGGCTGTGGGTATTAGTCTATTTTCCATCTGCGTTTTAGCCTCAATTGCTGGTTCTGCGTTGCCATTTTTATTCCGCGCTATGAAGCTAGATCCGGCTTTGATGTCAGCACCCTTTATTACCACTGCTGTTGATGTGTTGGGAGTTTTAATTTACCTGAACGTAGCGCGGTTGATTTTAGGGTTATAG
- a CDS encoding APC family permease, which produces MSSQENYNLVESGATNEAGDPKSLLRLPDAVALIVGIVIGAGIFQTPALVAVQAGSDLVVLLLWFAGGLISLVGALCYAELATAYPNVGGVYYYLKRSFGREVAFLFAWARMTVIQTGSIVLLAFVFGDYASQIWRLGTFSASIYAAGAIALLTALNILGLRQGKWTQNWLSLAKVLGLLLVVVLGLTTLPNSIVPTEPASSGNWGLAMVFVLLSYGGWNEAAYISAEMHNKQRNILRSLLWSIGIITGIYLLINLAYLQGLGLSNMAASEAVAADLMRSIWGEPGALFISLLIAVSTLGAINATIFTGARTNYALAQDFSLFSFMGRWQKSHSTPIEAFLLQVAIALALVFLGTMTRGGFETMVDYTAPVFWFFFLLSGVSLFVLRIREPNIQRSFRVPFYPLTPLLFCGSCGYLLYSSLAYTGVGAVVGVLVVAAGIPLLFWNRDRQGRM; this is translated from the coding sequence GTGAGTAGTCAAGAAAACTACAATTTAGTTGAGTCGGGAGCGACGAATGAGGCAGGCGATCCCAAGTCATTGCTGAGATTACCCGATGCAGTAGCGCTAATTGTGGGTATTGTGATTGGGGCGGGAATTTTTCAAACCCCGGCACTAGTGGCAGTTCAAGCAGGTAGCGATCTAGTTGTCCTACTGTTGTGGTTCGCTGGTGGCTTGATATCTCTGGTGGGAGCGTTGTGTTATGCCGAGTTGGCTACAGCTTATCCCAATGTTGGAGGTGTTTACTATTATCTCAAGCGTTCATTTGGGCGAGAAGTTGCCTTTTTATTTGCCTGGGCGCGAATGACTGTGATTCAAACAGGTTCGATTGTGCTGTTGGCATTTGTATTTGGTGACTATGCGAGTCAAATATGGCGCTTAGGTACGTTTTCAGCTTCGATTTATGCCGCCGGGGCGATCGCGCTATTAACTGCTTTAAATATCCTCGGTTTGCGACAAGGTAAATGGACACAAAACTGGCTGTCTCTGGCTAAGGTTCTGGGTTTGTTACTGGTAGTAGTTTTGGGACTAACTACTCTGCCTAACTCTATAGTGCCTACAGAACCCGCATCTTCAGGCAATTGGGGATTGGCGATGGTGTTTGTACTTCTGTCTTATGGTGGCTGGAATGAAGCGGCGTATATTTCGGCAGAAATGCACAATAAACAACGCAACATTCTGCGATCGCTACTTTGGAGTATTGGCATCATCACTGGTATTTACCTGCTGATTAATCTGGCTTATCTGCAAGGATTAGGCTTATCAAACATGGCAGCATCAGAAGCAGTGGCCGCCGATTTGATGCGCTCTATTTGGGGTGAACCAGGAGCCTTATTTATCAGCCTGTTGATTGCAGTTTCCACCTTGGGCGCAATCAACGCCACAATTTTCACCGGCGCGCGGACTAATTACGCTTTAGCTCAGGATTTTTCCCTGTTTAGTTTTATGGGGCGCTGGCAAAAAAGCCACAGCACTCCTATCGAAGCCTTTCTATTGCAAGTGGCGATCGCCTTAGCATTGGTTTTTTTAGGCACGATGACCCGCGGAGGCTTTGAAACGATGGTGGACTATACCGCCCCCGTCTTTTGGTTCTTCTTTCTACTTTCAGGTGTATCCCTGTTTGTGCTGCGAATCCGGGAACCCAATATACAGCGCTCCTTTCGTGTGCCATTTTACCCGTTGACACCGTTGCTTTTTTGTGGATCTTGTGGATATTTGCTTTACTCTAGTTTGGCTTATACGGGTGTGGGGGCAGTTGTAGGGGTTTTAGTGGTAGCAGCAGGAATCCCCCTGTTGTTTTGGAATCGCGATCGCCAAGGGAGAATGTGA